The sequence below is a genomic window from Serratia nevei.
CACTTCGTCGCCGCGGCCGTTGATGATGGCGCGCAGCATGTACAGGCTGAAGCCTTTCGCCTGTTCGAACTTGATCTGCGGCGGCATCGCCAGCTCTTGCTTGGCGGTGACCACGTCCAGCAGCGCCGGGCCGGGGTGCGCCAACATCTCCTGCAGCGCGCCGTCCAGATCCGACGCTTTTTCCACGCGGATGCCCTTGATGCCGGCGGCGTTGGCGATCGCCGCGAAGTCCGGGTTATGCAGGTCGGTGCCGTCGGTCAGATAGCCGCCGGCCTTCATCTCCATCGCCACGAACCCCAGCACGCTGTTGTTGAACACTACGATTTTCACCGGCAGTTTGAGCTGCGCCAGCGACAGGAAATCCCCCATCAGCATGGTGAAGCCGCCGTCGCCGCACATGGCGATCACCTGTTTATCCGGCGCGGTGGCCTGGGCGCCGATCGCCTGCGGCATGGCGTTGGCCATCGAACCGTGGTTGAACGAACCGAGCAGGCGGCGCTTGCCGTTCATTTTCACGTAGCGGGCGGCCCACACCGTCGGCGTGCCGACGTCGCAGGTAAAGATGGCGTCGTCGCTGGCGAACTGGCTGAGCTGCTGCGCCAGATACTGTGGGTGGATCGGCTGGTCGTCGTTGGCGGTCGCCAGCCCGTCGAGATCCTTGCGCGCGTTGCGGTAATGCTCCAGCGCCTTGTCGAGGAACGCCCGGTCGCGCTTGGGCTCCAGCTGCGGCAGCAGGGCGCTGAGGGTGGTGTGGATATCGCCCACCAGCGCCATGTTGACCGGGCAGTGCGCGCCGATGCTGCCGGGGTTGATGTCGATCTGAATGATATTGGCGTTGGTGGGGTAGAACGCGCGGTAGGGGAACTGGGTGCCGAGCAGCACCAGCGTGTCGGCGTTCATCATCGCGTGATAGCCGGAGGAGAAGCCGATCAGCCCGGTCATGCCGACGCTGTACGGGTTATCCCACTCGATGTGCTCCTTGCCGCGCAGCGCGTGCACCACCGGCGCCTGCAGCAGCTCGGCCAGCTTGACGACCTCATCGTGCGCGCCGGCGCAGCCGCTGCCGCACATCAGGGTGATGTTCTTCGCCTGATTCAGCGTCTCCGCCAGCTTGTTCAGCTCGCTCATCGGCGGCTGCACCAGCGGCAGCGCCGGGGTATGCCAGGTCAGGGTCGCGTCCTCCGGCGCCATGCGCAGCGCCACGTCGCCCGGCAAGACTACCACCGAGACGCCGCGGTTGAGGATCGCCTTGCGCATGGCGATCTCCAGCACGCGCGGCAGCTGTTCCGGGTTGGAAACCAGCTCGCAATAGTGGCTGCATTCGCGGAACAGCTCCTGCGGATGCGTTTCCTGGAAGTAGCCGCTGCCGATTTCGCTGGAAGGAATGTGTGCGGCGATCGCCAGCACCGGCACATGGTTGCGGTGGCAGTCGAACAGCCCGTTGATCAGGTGCAGGTTGCCGGGGCCGCAGGAACCGGCGCACACCGCCAGCTGGCCGGTGAGCTGGGCTTCGGCGCCGGCGGCGAAGGCGGCCACCTCTTCATGGCGGGTGCCCAGCCATTCGATGGTGCCCATGCGGTGCAGGCTGTCGCTCAGGCCGTTGAGCGAATCGCCGGTCACGCCCCAAATGCGTTTTACGCCGGCTTGATCCAGCGTTTTGGCGATCAGTGTGGCTACGGTTTGCTTCATGGTTCCCCCAAACATGGTTTGAAAAACGATGTGTACTCGATCCGGTGAGTGGCAGCAGAACAACTGCAAGCATAGCTTACCGGCTGTGGACGAGATGCGGTCAGGAAGGGTAAAGAGCGTAGGACGGAGGAAAGTGTAACCGGGCGGGGATGAGGGAGCTTGCCGATAAATGCCCCATCGCGGCGATGGGGCCAGGGGATCACGCCAGCGTGACGTCGCCCTGCAGCTGGCAACTGCAGGCCAGCACATAGCCCTGAGCTACCTCTTCCGCGCTCAGCGTCATGGTGCTGGTGGTGGTGTAGTCGCCCTCGAGGATGCGGGTTTTGCACGAGCCGCACACCCCGGCGCGGCAGGCGGCGTTGACCGGCAGGGCATTGGCCTCCATCGCCGCCAGCAGCGTGCTGCCGACCGGCACGCGGAATTCGCGCAGCGGGCGGGCGGCGCGCAGCGTCAGCCCTTCGGTGGCATCGGCCTGCGTTGTCGGCGTGTGGAACTGCTCTTTATGGAAACGCTCGGCCGGCACGCCGAGCCGGCGGCAAAGCTGCTCCACCTGTTCCATGTAGGGCGCAGGGCCGCAGGTCATCACCGTGCGTTCGACGATATCCGGCGCCGCCTGCCGCAGCGTCTGTTCATCGATGCGGCCGCTGAGGTAGCCGGGTTGCAGATCCCGCTCGGCCATCAGCGTCAGGCGCAGCTGCGGATGAGCGGCGCACAGCGCGCGCCATTGATCGGCGAAAATCGTGTCGGCGGGGGTGCGTACGTTAAAGATCACGGCGATATCGCAGGCCGGACGGTTGGCGGTCAGCCAGCGGCACATCGAGACGATCGGCGTCACGCCGCAGCCGGCGGCCAGCATCAGATAACGATCGGCCGGGTGACGCTCGCAGCTGAACTCGCCCTGCGCGTCGGACAACCACAGCGTGTTGCCGGGCTTGACCTCTTGCGTCAGCCAGCGCGATCCGACGCCGTCCGGCAGGCAGCGCACGCTGATGCTGAGAAAGCGGCTCTGGCCGGGCGAGGAGGAGAGCGTATAGGCGCGCAGCGTCTCCTCGCTGTTGCGGATGCTGACCAGCGCAAACTGGCCCGCCTGATAAGGGTAGAAAACGTCGCAGATCAGGTTCAGCGTCCAGACGTCGGCGGTTTCACGCCGGATGGAATGCACCTGCATGCGGTTCGGGCAAAGCGGAGTGGGTTGAGTCATCGGGGCACCTCAAAAAGCAAAGGGGCCGGCGTAGGCGGCCCCATAACGTAACGGCATCAGGCGAGCAGCGCGTTGATATCCTGCTCGACGGTGGTGATCGGACGCAGGCCGAATTTCTCGTTGAGGATCGCCATCAGGTTGTCGGTCAGGAAGCCTGGCGCGGTCGGGCCGGTGACGATGTTTTTCACCCCCAGCGACAGCAGCGTCAACAGAATGACGATCGCCTTCTGTTCAAACCAGGACAGCACCAGGCTGAGCGGCAGCTCGTTGACGCTGCAGCCGAGCGTGTCCGCCAGCTTGACCGCCAGCATGATGGCGGAGTAGGCGTCGTTGCACTGGCCGACGTCCAGCAGGCGCGGCAGCCCTTCCAGGGTGCCGAAGTCCAGCTTGTTGAAACGGTACTTGCCGCAGGCCAGCGTCATGATCAGGCAGTCTTGCGGCACGCTGCGGGCGAAGTCGGTGAAGTAGCTGCGCTCGTCGCGGCTGCCGTCGCAGCCGCCGACCAGGAAGACGTGGCGCAGTTTTTTCTGCGACACCAGATCGATCACCGTGTCGGCGGCGTTCAGCAGCGTCTGGCGGCCGAAGCCGACGGTGATCAGGTGCTCAATCTCGGTGTAAGGGAAGCCGTTCATGCCCTGCGCCTGGCGGATCACGGCGCCGAAGTCGTCGCCTTCCAGATGATTGACGCCCGGCCAGCCGACGATGCTGCGGGTCCAGATGCGATCGCCGTAGTTGCCGACGTTCGGATCGATGATGCAGTTGGAGGTCATCACGATCGGGCCGGGGAATTTGGCGAATTCCGTCTGCTGGTTCTGCCAGCCGCTGCCGTAGTTGCCCACCAGGTGCTTGAATTTTTTCAGTTCCGGATAGCCGTGCGCCGGCAGCATTTCGCCGTGGGTGTAGACGTTGACGTTTTGCCCTTCGGTTTGTTCGAGCAGCATGCGCAGATCTTTCAGATCGTGGCCGGAGATCAGAATGGCTTTCCCGGCTACCGGGCGCACGTTGACCGCGCTGGGCTGCGGATCGCCGTAGGCCTGGGTTTCGCCGCGATCGAGGATCGCCATCACGTTGAAGTTCATCTTGCCGATGCCCATGGCGTTGTTCAGCAGGGTGTCGACGTCGCGCGGCCGGGTGCCGAGCCAGGCCATAAAGGCGTGGTAGTCGGCATAGAGCTGCTCGTCGAACTGGCCGAGCACGTGCGCGTGTTCCATATAGGCCGCCGCGCCTTTCAGGCCGTACAGGCACAGCATGCGCAACCCGTGGACGTCGTCGCCTACCTCGGCCTTGTCGCTGTTGAGGGCAAACTGCGCCGCCTGTTGCAGCAGCGCAGGCATATCGTCACCGGCCAGCTGCAGCGCCGCCATCGGGTGATCGACGCGTACGCCGGCGTCCAGCAGCCGGCAACGGGCGGCCAGCGAATCGCGCAGCAGCAGGGTTTCGCGCGCGTAGCCAATGATGCGCTGAGAGTCGAAGTTAACGTTGGTCAGGGTGGAGAAGAAGGCGCGCGGGGCGAAGCTGTCGATCTCGTGGTCGACGATGCCCAGCGAACGCGCCTGCAGCGCCCAGGCGGAGAGCCCCTGCAGCGCCGCCACCAGCAGATCCTGCAGATCGGAGGTTTCCGCCGTCTTGCCGCACATGCCCTGAGCATACGCGCAGCCGTTGCCTGCCGGGGTACGGATGGTTTGTTCACATTGCACACAGAACATAGTCGCTTCCTTTTATTTTTAAAGTTGCATTTGTAATGCTTGTTTAAAAGCATAGATCGGCGATCGGGGTTGCAAAAGGCTTTTGTGCGACTACTGCGGGCAAGTTTGATTTAGCGCAATTTTGCCGTGCGGATGGGAATTATTACGCTTTGGGGGCCGGGCGGCCCCCAGGGGAAAGGATCAGGAGAACAGGGCGATCAGCACCGGCGCCAGCAGGCTGAGCAGGAAGCCGTGCACGATGGCGGGGGGCACCATGTCCAGCCCGCCGCTGCGCTGCAGCACCGGCAGGGTGAAGTCCATCGAGGTGGCGCCGCACAGGCCGAGGGCGGTGGAGCGGCTGCGGCGCACCAGCGTCGGGATCAGCATGATCGCCACCAGCTCGCGCGCCAGATCGTTGAAGAACGCGGCGCTGCCCATCACCGGGCCGTAGGCGTCGGTGATCAGAATGCCCGACAGCGAATACCAGCCGAAGCCGGAGGCCATCGCCAGCCCGGCCTTGACCGGCAGCCCCAGCAGCTGCGCCGCCAGCGCGCCGCCGGCCAGCGACGCGACGGTCACCACCAACGCCACCAGCGTGCCGCGGCGGTTGAGCACAATCTGGCGCAGCGTCATGCCGCTGTTGCGCAGCTGAATGCCGACCAGCAACAGCAGGAAGATCAGCGCATATTCGCTGCCTTTATGGGCGAACTGCAGCCATTGCCACTGCGTCAGGCCGAGCAGGAAGCCGCCGAGCACCACGCCGCACAGCTTGAGCGACTCCAGCGCCATGTGCACGCGCGAAGGCAGCTTTTCCTGTTTATGGCTGCTGCGCCATGGCATGCGCCGCTCCAGCAGCGCCAGCAACAGCAGATTGGCGCAGAGAATGCAGAAGAAGAACACCGCGCTGTACTGGAAGATCAGCACCAGGTTACTGCTGAGATCTTCCATGAACGCCAGGCTGATACCCATGAAAAACAGGATCACGTACACCATCCAGCTCAGCAGACGGTTGATCAGCACCAGCAGCGGGCGATGGCGTAAGGGAATGAGGTAACCGACAATCAGCGGTAACAGAATAATCAACAGTCCTGAGTACATGGTGCAGCTTGTGTCCTTGAGTTTTGAAGCGCGCCGAACGGCGGCGAGGAGCACACGCTAACCAAAAGCCCGGCCGGAGTAAAGCGGCAGATTTGACGTTGGCCGCTTGACCTGCAAGGGGTTTTTTGACCATGCTCTGTGAAGGTCACCTCATTGAAGAGGCGACGGCGCGCACGGGAGGCGGCGGATGTTCTTGGAGCGTATCGAAATTGTAGGTTTTCGCGGCATTAATCGGCTGTCCCTGATGCTGGACGACAACACGCTGTTGCTCGGCGAAAACGCCTGGGGTAAATCCAGCCTGCTGGATGCGCTGACGCTGCTGCTGGCGCCGGAGCAGAAGCTGTATCGGTTTGAAGCGCACGACTTTCATTTTCCCCCCGGTGAAGAGTCGGCCAAAGAGCGCCACCTGCAGGTGGTGTTCACCTTCTGCGAAAAAGACATCGGCCATGCGCACCTGCCGCGCTATCGCCACCTGACGCCGCTGTGGGTCAAGGGGGAAGATGGCCTGAGCCGCATTCATTATCGCTGCGAGGGCGAGCTGGCCGACGACGGCACGGTGTGCACCTGGCGCGGTTTTCTCGACGCCGACGGCAACGCCTTTCAACTGCACCATATCGAACAGCTGGCCCACGCCATCATCCGCATCCACCCGGTATTGCGCCTGCGCGACGCGCGCTTTATTCGCCGCCTGCGCCCCAGCAGCCTCGGCGATGAACGCAAACCCGATACCCAGGCGCTGGCGCAGCAGCTGGATCAGCTGACGCGCGAGCTGGTGCGCAATCCGCAGAAGCTGACCAACGGTGAGCTGCGCCAGGGCCTGGCGGCCATGCAGCAGCTGCTGGAGCACTATTTTGCCGAGCAGAGTTCGCAGGTGGCGCGGCCGCGCCGCCGCGGCGGCGAACCGGAGCAGGATGCCTGGCGTGCGCTGGATGGCATCAACCGCATGGTGGCCGAACCGAACAGCCGCAGCATGCGCCTGATCCTGCTCGGGATGTTTTCCACCCTGCTGCAGGCCAAGGGCGACGTCAAGCTGGATCCGCATGCCCGGCCGCTGCTGCTGGTGGAAGACCCGGAAACTCGCCTGCACCCGATCATGCTGTCGGTGGCCTGGGGGCTGCTCAATCAGCTGCCGCTGCAGCGCATCACCACCACCAACTCCAGCGAACTGGTGTCGCTGGTGCCGGTGGAGCACGTCTGCCGGCTGGTGCGCGAGTCGGGGCGGGTCGCGACCTACCGTCTCGGGCCGCGCGGGCTGAGCGCCGAAGACGGGCGGCGCATCGCGTTTCACATCCGTTTCAACCGGCCGTCGTCGCTGTTCGCCCGCTGCTGGCTGCTGGTGGAAGGCGAGACCGAAGTGTGGCTGCTGAACGAGCTGGCGCGCCAGTGCGGCTACCATTTCGAGGCGGAAGGGGTGAGGGTCATCGAATTCGCCCAGTGCGGCCTGAAGCCGCTGCTGCGCTTTGCCCGCCGCATGGGCATCGAGTGGCATGCGCTGGTGGACGGCGACGAGGCGGGCAAAAAGTACGCCAATACCGTGCGCAGCCTGCTGGACAATCATGAAGACAACGAGCGCGATCGGCTGACCGCGCTGCCGGCGCCGGACATGGAGCACTTCATGTTCCGCGAAGGGTTCGGCCCGGTTTATCACCGGATGGCGTCGGTGCCGCTCAACGCGCAGATGCCGGTGCGCAAGGTGATCCTGAAAGCGGTCCACCACTCGTCGAAGCCGGATCTGGCGATCGAGGTCGCGATGCAGGCCGGCGAATGGGGCACGGACTCGGTGCCGCCGCTGCTGAAGAAAATGTTCTCACGGGTGATCTGGCTGGCGCGCGGCCGGGCGGACTGACGGCCAGCCGGGCGTTATCGGGCGCAGAAATGCGCCGCCAATCCTTGTTCCAGCTCGTCCAGCAGCTGATAGCGGCGGCGATACTCGGCGCGCTTCTTGCTGGCAATCTCTTCGATCGGCTTGCGAGCGATGCGTTCGGGCAGCAGGAAATAGCCGCTGTCGAGCGGTTTGGCGCCCATCGACAGCCAGAACTGATCGTAATCGGCGTGCAGTTTGTCCTTCTTCTTACTCTGGTAACGCCAGTTTTGATAGATATGGGTGGCGTTGCCGACCGCCACGATCTGGCGGATACCGAGGTGCCGCGCCAGCGTGCAGATGCCTTCCAGCACCAGGCGTTTGGGGAACAGGCCGTGACACTCTTTGGTGGTGTGCTGGATCTCGGCGTGCGGCACCTCATGGTTGGCGCCCTGCAGGCCGCCGATGAACAGCGTGGGTTGCTGCTGATAATGCATCAGCGCAAAGGTGATCTCCGCCAGCATCACGCCGTTGGCGTTGCGCAGCAGCAGCGTGGCTTCCCCTTCCTTATTCAGCTTGTCGATCGCCGCCAGTTCCAGCGCGATCGGCGCTTCGTTTTTGCCCATCGCGCTGGCCAGCACGAAAGACTGCGGGCCGAGGTGGCCGAGGCGCATCTTCAGCGGCATGCGCTGCGCGATGAGATCGTAATGATCGCGCAGGGCGAACAGGCATTCGATCTTGCTCATGTTGGCCGCCAGATACGGGCGATGCAGTTTGCACGGCAGGTTCGGCTGCGCGCTCAGGATCTCTTCCAGCAGCGGGTTGCTGGCCAGGGTGCTGAGCAGGCCGCTGGTAGTGCGCCAGTTGAGCAGCGAACGGCCGAGAAACTTCAGGCGAAACGAGGTTTTTTTCCAGGCGTTGCTCGGTGCCTTTTCGCCATTGATCAGCGCCGTCATCAGTTGCCAGCCGTTAAGCGGCCGGGCGGAGGCGAGTGGGTAGCTGAGCTGTGACATGATGAAATCCTTGGCTGTATTGAATGGCGCTATTTCATCAAGGCTTCACTAAACGGGAGTTCAATGCTGAACTGTAACCAGGCGTGTCTCCACATTGTGTTGAGCTAAGGTTTAGTTATTCCCTACGGTGCGTGCTAATTTAGCTCCGCCGCCGCAATGGGCGGTTGATATTCACAAGCACAGGCAGGTCAATTTTGACAGGGTTTAAAGGACATAAACGCCGCTGGATACTCGTTCTGGCGGTCATTGCGGCGCTTGCCGCGGCGGCCGTTTGGCACTTTCGCCATCCGGCGCCAACCGATTTCAAAACGGTAAAGGTCACCCAGCGCGATCTGCAGCAGAACGTGTTGGCGACCGGCCAACTGGACGCGGTGCGCAAGGTCGACGTCGGCGCGCAGGTCAGCGGACAGCTGGAAAAGCTGTATGTCGAGATCGGCGACAAGGTGAAGAAAGGCCAGTTGCTGGGGGTTATCGATCCGCAACAGGCGCAGAACAGCATCCGCGAAGGCGAGGCGACGCTGCGTGAACTGCATGCGCAACTGCTGCAGGCGCAGGCCGAACAGCAGCTGGCGGCGGTCACGCTGCAGCGCAACCAGGCGCTGGCCAAGCTGCAGGCGGTGTCGCGCCAGGATCTGGATCAGGCGGCGACGCAGCTGGCGGTGAAGAAGGCGCAGGTGGGCACCATCAATGCTCAGATCGCGCGGAACCAGGCCAGCCTGGATACCGCCAAGATCAACCTGGCCTATACCCGCATCGAGGCGCCGATGGATGGCGACGTGGTGCAGATCACCACGCTGCAAGGCCAGACGGTGATCGCGGCGCAGCAGGCGCCGAACATTCTGACGCTGGCGGATCTCGGCACCATGCTGGTGAAGGCGCAGGTATCGGAGGCCGACGTCATTAACCTCAAGCCGGGTCAGAAGGCCTGGTTCACGGTGCTGGGCGATCCGACCCGGCGCTTCGACGGCGTGCTGAAAGACATTCAGCCGACGCCGGAAAAGGTCAACAACGCCATCTTCTATTATGCGCGTTTCGAAGTGCCCAACCCGGAAAGGTTGCTGCGCTTGCAAATGACGGCGCAGGTGCATATTCAGCTGGCCGGCGTCGAGCAGGCGCTGGTGATCCCGCTGGCGGCGCTGGGCGATCAGATCGCCGACAATCGCTACCACGTCTCGGTGCTGAAACAGGGCAAGGAAGAGAAGCGCGAGGTGGCTATCGGCCTGCGCAACAATATCGACGTGCAGATCCTCAGCGGCCTCGAGGCGGGCGATGAGGTGATCGTCAGCCGCGGCGGCGTGGAGGCCGGCTGATGGCGGCGCTGTTGCAGCTGAGCGGCATCCGCCGCAGCTACCGTTCCGGCGAGCAGACGGTGGAGGTGCTGAAGGGGATCAGCCTGAGCATTGAAGCCGGTGAAATGGTGGCGATCATGGGGGCCTCCGGCTCCGGCAAATCGACGCTGATGAACATTCTCGGCTGTCTGGACAAGCCGAGCGCCGGCGTGTATCGGGTGGCCGGGCAGGATGTGGCCACCCTGAGCGACGATGCGCTGGCGCAGCTGCGGCGCGAGCATTTCGGCTTTATCTTTCAGCGCTATCATCTGCTGCCGCACCTGAGTGCGGCGCACAACGTCGAAGTGCCGGCGGTGTATGCGGGGCTGGGCAAAGCGGCGCGGCGCGAACGGGCGGTGGCGCTGTTGCGGCGTCTGGGGCTGGGGGAGCGCGTCAACTACCGGCCGAGCCAGCTTTCCGGTGGCCAGCAGCAGCGCGTCAGCATCGCCCGCGCCCTGATGAATGGCGGGCAGGTGATCCTGGCGGATGAACCGACCGGCGCGCTCGACAGCCACTCCGGCGAAGAAGTGATGGCGATCCTCAAACAGCTGTGCGCCCAGGGCCACACCGTGATCCTGGTGACCCACGATCCGGCGGTAGCGCGCCAGGCGGAGCGGATCATCGAGATCCGCGACGGCGAGATTATCGCCGATTCGCGTCCGGCACCGCAGGAGAATGCGCAGGCCAAGCCGCTGGCGCTGGCCGCGGCGGCGGCTTCCTGGCGGCAGGTGGGCGGCCGTTTCCGCGAGGCGCTGGTGATGGCCTGGCGTGCGATGGCGGCCAACAAGATGCGCACCGCGCTGACCATGCTTGGCATCATTATTGGCATTGCCTCGGTGGTGTCGATCCTGGTGATCGGCGACGCCGCCAAGCAGATGGTGCTGGCGGATATCAAATCCATCGGCACCAACACCGTCGACATCTACCCCGGCAAGGACTTCGGCGATGACGATCCGACCTACCGGCAATCGTTGAAATACGGCGATCTCGATGCGCTGCGCGAACAGCCTTACATCAGCGCGCTGTCGCCGAGCATCAGCAGCAGCATGCGGCTGCGCTTGGGCAACGTCGACGCGGCGGCCAACGTCAACGGCGTCAGCGAGCAGTTCTTCCGCGTGTACGGCATGAGCTTTACCCAAGGCGTCGGCATCGATCCGCTGCAGGTGCAGTCGCAGGCGCAGACGGTGGTGATCGACGCCAATACCCAGCGGCGGCTGTTCCCGCACCAGAAGAACGTGGTGGGCGAGGTGATCCTGGTAGGCAATATGCCGGCGACGGTGGTCGGCGTGGCCAAGGAGAAGCAGTCGATGTTCGGCAGCAGCAAGACGCTGAACGTGTGGGTGCCTTACAGCACCATGGCCAACCGGCTGATGGGCAACAATTATTTTGACTCGATCACCGTGCGCATCCGCGACGGTTACGACAGCAAGGAAGCGGAACAGCAGCTGTCGCGCCTGTTGACGCTGCGCCACGGCAAGAAGGACTTCTTCACCTATAACATGGACAGCCTGGTGCAAACCGCCGAGAAAACCACCCGCACGCTGCAGCTGTTCCTGACGCTGGTGGCGGTGATTTCGCTGGTGGTCGGCGGTATCGGCGTGATGAACATCATGCTGGTGTCGGTGACCGAACGCACGCGCGAGATCGGCATCCGCATGGCGGTGGGCGCCCGTTCCGGCGACGTGTTGCAGCAGTTCCTGATCGAGGCGGTATTGGTCTGCCTGGTGGGGGGCGCGCTGGGGATTACGCTGTCGTTCGCCATCGGTCTGGCGGTGCAGCTGGTATTGCCGGGCTGGCAGATCAGCTTCCCGCCGGCGGCGTTGCTGAGCGCGTTCCTTTGTTCCACCGGCATCGGGGTGGTGTTCGGCTATCTGCCGGCGCGCAATGCCGCGCGGCTGAATCCGATCGATGCGCTGGCGCGCGAGTAAGTAAAAGGCATAAAAAATGCCAGTCACACGGCGGCTGGCATTTTTATCGCAGTCACGGTCAATGCAGCGCGACGCTGCCGGAAGCGTTTAGGACAGCGCCTCGCTTTCCACCGGCACAATAAGGCTGGCATGGTTCCCTTTTGGCCCTTGATGCACGTCGAAGCTGACCTGCTGGCCCGCCTTCAACGTTCTGTAACCATCCATCTTGATGGTGGAATAATGCGCGAAAATATCTTCGCCACCGCCGGCTGGGCAGATGAAGCCAAAACCTTTGGCGTTGTTAAACCATTTAACAGTACCCGTCTCCATGCTTTTACATCCCTCGCAACGCTATTTTAAGTGAGATGAATAACTGATTTCGCACCCGCCGTGGGCGGGTAGCAGCGTGGACAAAGGGTGGTTAAAAGACCACCAGCCACGAATTTACACTCTAGAGCAAATGATCGGGCCGTCAAGGGATCGGCTTTTGTCGGCGGGGAGCAGTTCACCAAAGTTTGAAGCAGGTAACGCTATTGCCACGATTCAGTCACAATTGGCCCGTTTTTTTGCGCACGTTACAGTGCGGCGGGACGAAGCCGAAGATGATAAAATAGTAACTATCCCCCACTTTGAATAACCGAAACCTGCCCCCATATAAGAGGGCAGAGCAGAGAAGATGAGCAGCGATGGGCAATAACAACGACTGGCTAAACTTTGAACACTTGGCCGAAGAAAAACAAATCGATGCGGTAAAACCGCCGTCTATGTATAAAGTTATACTTAACAACGACGATTACACACCGATGGAATTTGTGATTGACGTTCTGCAAAAGTTCTTTTCTTATGATATTGAACGCGCAACGCAACTGATGCTCACGGTCCACTATCAAGGCAAGGCGATCTGTGGTGTTTTTACCGCCGAGGTGGCGGAAACCAAAGTCGTCCATGTGAACCGGTACGCAAGGGAGAACGAGCATCCGTTGCTTTGTACGCTGGAAAAAGCCTGAATAAGGCAATCTATTGGGGAGGTGCTTATGCTCAATCAAGAACTGGAACTCAGTCTCAACATGGCTTTCGCCAGGGCGCGTGAGCACAGACACGAGTTTATGACCGTGGAGCACCTGTTGCTGGCGTTGCTGAGCAACCCTGCCGCGCGAGAAGCGCTTGAGGCATGTACGGTGGATCTGGCCGCGTTGCGCCAGGAGCTGGAAGCCTTCATCGAACAAACCACACCGACGCTGCCCGCCGGCGAAGAAGAGCGCGACACTCAGCCGACGCTCAGCTTCCAGCGCGTGCTGCAGCGCGCGGTCTTCCATGTGCAATCTTCCGGCCGCAGCGAAGTGTCCGGCGCCAACGTGTTGGTGGCCATCTTCAGCGAGCAGGAGTCGCAGGCGGCCTATCTGCTGCGCAAACACGACGTCAGCCGTCTCGACGTGGTGAACTTTATTTCACATGGCACGCGTAAAGACGAGCCGGGCCAAGCGCCGAATGCGGAAAACCCGGTGAACGAAGAGCAGTCCGGAGGGGAAGACCGTATGGAAAACTTCACCACCAACCTCAATCAGTTGGCCCGTGTGGGCGGCATCGATCCGTTGATCGGCCGCGATCGTGAGCTGGAGCGCGCGATTCAGGTGCTGTGCCGCCGTCGTAAAAACAACCCGCTGCTGGTCGGCGAATCCGGCGTCGGCAAGACCGCCATCGCCGAGGGCCTGGCCTGGCGTATCGTGCAGGGCGACGTGCCGGAAGTGATGGCGGACTGCACGCTGTATTCGCTGGATATCGGTTCACTGCTGGCCGGCACCAAATACCGCGGCGACTTCGAGAAGCGTTTCAAAGCGCTGCTCAAGCAGCTGGAACAGGATCAGAACAGCATTTTGTTCATCGATGAAATTCACACCATCATCGGCGCCGGCGCGGCTTCCGGTGGGCAGGTGGATGCCGCCAACCTGATCAAACCGCTGCTGTCGAGCGGCAAGATCCGGGTGATCGGCTCGACC
It includes:
- the poxB gene encoding ubiquinone-dependent pyruvate dehydrogenase, which gives rise to MKQTVATLIAKTLDQAGVKRIWGVTGDSLNGLSDSLHRMGTIEWLGTRHEEVAAFAAGAEAQLTGQLAVCAGSCGPGNLHLINGLFDCHRNHVPVLAIAAHIPSSEIGSGYFQETHPQELFRECSHYCELVSNPEQLPRVLEIAMRKAILNRGVSVVVLPGDVALRMAPEDATLTWHTPALPLVQPPMSELNKLAETLNQAKNITLMCGSGCAGAHDEVVKLAELLQAPVVHALRGKEHIEWDNPYSVGMTGLIGFSSGYHAMMNADTLVLLGTQFPYRAFYPTNANIIQIDINPGSIGAHCPVNMALVGDIHTTLSALLPQLEPKRDRAFLDKALEHYRNARKDLDGLATANDDQPIHPQYLAQQLSQFASDDAIFTCDVGTPTVWAARYVKMNGKRRLLGSFNHGSMANAMPQAIGAQATAPDKQVIAMCGDGGFTMLMGDFLSLAQLKLPVKIVVFNNSVLGFVAMEMKAGGYLTDGTDLHNPDFAAIANAAGIKGIRVEKASDLDGALQEMLAHPGPALLDVVTAKQELAMPPQIKFEQAKGFSLYMLRAIINGRGDEVVELAKTNWLR
- the hcr gene encoding NADH oxidoreductase, whose translation is MTQPTPLCPNRMQVHSIRRETADVWTLNLICDVFYPYQAGQFALVSIRNSEETLRAYTLSSSPGQSRFLSISVRCLPDGVGSRWLTQEVKPGNTLWLSDAQGEFSCERHPADRYLMLAAGCGVTPIVSMCRWLTANRPACDIAVIFNVRTPADTIFADQWRALCAAHPQLRLTLMAERDLQPGYLSGRIDEQTLRQAAPDIVERTVMTCGPAPYMEQVEQLCRRLGVPAERFHKEQFHTPTTQADATEGLTLRAARPLREFRVPVGSTLLAAMEANALPVNAACRAGVCGSCKTRILEGDYTTTSTMTLSAEEVAQGYVLACSCQLQGDVTLA
- the hcp gene encoding hydroxylamine reductase, whose product is MFCVQCEQTIRTPAGNGCAYAQGMCGKTAETSDLQDLLVAALQGLSAWALQARSLGIVDHEIDSFAPRAFFSTLTNVNFDSQRIIGYARETLLLRDSLAARCRLLDAGVRVDHPMAALQLAGDDMPALLQQAAQFALNSDKAEVGDDVHGLRMLCLYGLKGAAAYMEHAHVLGQFDEQLYADYHAFMAWLGTRPRDVDTLLNNAMGIGKMNFNVMAILDRGETQAYGDPQPSAVNVRPVAGKAILISGHDLKDLRMLLEQTEGQNVNVYTHGEMLPAHGYPELKKFKHLVGNYGSGWQNQQTEFAKFPGPIVMTSNCIIDPNVGNYGDRIWTRSIVGWPGVNHLEGDDFGAVIRQAQGMNGFPYTEIEHLITVGFGRQTLLNAADTVIDLVSQKKLRHVFLVGGCDGSRDERSYFTDFARSVPQDCLIMTLACGKYRFNKLDFGTLEGLPRLLDVGQCNDAYSAIMLAVKLADTLGCSVNELPLSLVLSWFEQKAIVILLTLLSLGVKNIVTGPTAPGFLTDNLMAILNEKFGLRPITTVEQDINALLA
- a CDS encoding lysine exporter LysO family protein, yielding MYSGLLIILLPLIVGYLIPLRHRPLLVLINRLLSWMVYVILFFMGISLAFMEDLSSNLVLIFQYSAVFFFCILCANLLLLALLERRMPWRSSHKQEKLPSRVHMALESLKLCGVVLGGFLLGLTQWQWLQFAHKGSEYALIFLLLLVGIQLRNSGMTLRQIVLNRRGTLVALVVTVASLAGGALAAQLLGLPVKAGLAMASGFGWYSLSGILITDAYGPVMGSAAFFNDLARELVAIMLIPTLVRRSRSTALGLCGATSMDFTLPVLQRSGGLDMVPPAIVHGFLLSLLAPVLIALFS